A stretch of the Porites lutea chromosome 12, jaPorLute2.1, whole genome shotgun sequence genome encodes the following:
- the LOC140921271 gene encoding actophorin-like isoform X1 → MSMSGVQVDAKINGLFNDMKMRSKHKFAFFKIEGKKKIVADVCGDPCKTETKEEDEAQFNRMKEQLTNEPRYILYDFQFMKKDGRKVNKLAFIFWCDENAKIGDKMIYASSKDTIKKCFTGLSLEFQANDGGDLDYTTLREEVETRNA, encoded by the exons ATG TCTATGTCAGGGGTCCAAGTCGATGCTAAAATCAACGGTTTGTTTAATGACATGAAGATGAGAAGCAAACACAAGTTTGCATTCTTTAAAAttgaaggaaagaagaaaattgttgCTGACGTGTGTGGTGATCCatgcaaaacagaaacaaaagaagaagatgaagcaCAGTTTAATAGAATGAAGGAGCAACTCACCAATGAGCCACGATATATTTTGTATGATTTTCAATTTATGAAGAAGGATGGCAGGAAAGTTAATAAGTTGGCATTCATCTTTTG GTGTGACGAAAATGCAAAGATTGGAGACAAAATGATATACGCATCTTCAAAAGACACCATCAAAAAGTGCTTCACTGGTTTATCACTGGAATTCCAAGCAAACGATGGGGGTGACTTGGATTACACAACTTTAAGAGAGGAAGTGGAAACTAGAAACGCTTAG
- the LOC140921271 gene encoding actophorin-like isoform X2 yields the protein MPMSGVQVDAKINGLFNDMKMRSKHKFAFFKIEGKKKIVADVCGDPCKTETKEEDEEQFNRMKEQLSNEPRYILYDFGFMKKDGRRVNKLAFIFWCDENAKIGDKMIYASSKDTIKKSFTGLSLEFQANDEGDLDYTTLSEEVETRNA from the exons ATG CCTATGTCAGGGGTCCAAGTCGATGCTAAAATCAACGGTCTGTTTAATGACATGAAGATGAGAAGCAAACACAAGTTTGCATTCTTTAAAAttgaaggaaagaagaaaattgttgCTGACGTGTGTGGTGATCCatgcaaaacagaaacaaaagaagaagatgaagaacaGTTTAATAGAATGAAGGAACAACTCAGCAATGAGCCACGATATATTTTGTATGATTTTGGATTTATGAAGAAGGATGGCAGGCGAGTTAATAAGCTGGCATTCATCTTTTG GTGTGACGAAAATGCAAAGATTGGAGACAAAATGATATACGCATCTTCAAAAGACACCATCAAAAAGTCCTTCACTGGTTTATCACTGGAATTCCAAGCAAACGATGAGGGTGATTTGGATTACACAACTTTAAGTGAGGAAGTGGAAACTAGAAACGCTTAG
- the LOC140921270 gene encoding uncharacterized protein — MSMSGVQVDAKINGLFNDMKMRSKHKFAFFKIEGKKKIVADVCGDPCKTETKEEDEAQFNRMKEQLTNEPRYILYDFGFMKKDGRKVNKLAFIFWCDENAKIGDKMIYASSKDTIKKSFTGLSLEFQANDGGDLDYTTLREEVETRNA; from the exons ATG TCTATGTCAGGGGTCCAAGTCGATGCTAAAATCAACGGTTTGTTTAATGACATGAAGATGAGAAGCAAACACAAGTTTGCATTCTTTAAAAttgaaggaaagaagaaaattgttgCTGACGTGTGTGGTGATCCatgcaaaacagaaacaaaagaagaagatgaagcaCAGTTTAATAGAATGAAGGAGCAACTCACCAATGAGCCACGATATATTTTGTATGATTTTGGATTTATGAAGAAGGATGGCAGGAAAGTTAATAAGTTGGCATTCATCTTTTG GTGTGACGAAAATGCAAAGATTGGAGACAAAATGATATACGCATCTTCAAAAGACACCATCAAAAAGTCCTTTACTGGTTTATCACTAGAATTCCAAGCAAACGATGGGGGTGATTTGGATTACACAACTTTAAGAGAGGAAGTGGAAACTAGAAACGCTTAG